The Oncorhynchus tshawytscha isolate Ot180627B unplaced genomic scaffold, Otsh_v2.0 Un_contig_8523_pilon_pilon, whole genome shotgun sequence genome has a window encoding:
- the LOC112221897 gene encoding T-cell ecto-ADP-ribosyltransferase 1 isoform X2 — translation MGGGYLLIDDVKSTEKKTNRIFVLMLILCLHFGLVKQNKVFPLDMAPDSVDDKYDGCRDEAFKRVDDYYLPHENNTTTNFRRAWDIAEKHASIPTDGLQKVHSVSMYLYTNNKPQPPSESFYIDFNKAVRQGRYGYGTSFQYHSLHFYLTDAMQILKQSQTTCWTTYLRTNVTFDQDVVNKEMRFGYFASSSLHKTLYDFGDTSCFEINTCFGVNLTYYSAYANEVEVLIPPYEVFKVTNIQTKSAVSNLWCEVVYTLKSTGKWKSDLNCKAIDTGFCYMKLLTVFIVTIVFIYLQH, via the exons ATGGGTGGTGGATATCTCTTAATTGATG ATGTGAAGAGCACTGAGAAGAAGACAAACAGAATCTTTGTCTTGATGTTGATTCTCTGTCTTCACTTTGGACTGGTGAAACAG AACAAGGTTTTCCCACTGGACATGGCACCTGATTCCGTTGATGACAAATACGATGGCTGCAGAGACGAAGCCTTTAAGAGGGTGGATGACTACTACCTCCCACATGAGAACAACACCACCACTAACTTCAGAAGAGCCTGGGACATAGCAGAGAAACATGCATCCATTCCAACAGATGGTCTGCAGAAAGTGCATTCCGTCTCTATGTATTTGTACACAAATAACAAACCCCAACCTCCTTCTGAATCCTTCTACATAGACTTCAACAAAGCAGTTAGACAAGGCAGGTATGGGTATGGAACATCATTCCAGTACCATTCCCTGCACTTCTATCTGACTGACGCCATGCAGATTCTCAAACAAAGTCAAACAACATGTTGGACCACCTACCTTAGAACCAATGTAACTTTTGATCAGGATGTTGTCAACAAAGAAATGCGCTTTGGTTATTTTGCCTCAAGTTCTTTACATAAGACTTTATACGATTTCGGAGACACATCCTGCTTTGAGATCAACACATGTTTTGGTGTTAACTTGACATATTACTCTGCATATGCAAACGAGGTGGAAGTTTTGATTCCTCCCTATGAGGTATTCAAAGTGACCAACATCCAGACAAAGTCAGCAGTCAGTAACCTGTGGTGTGAAGTCGTCTACACTCTAAAGAGCACTGGGAAATGGAAGAGTGACCTGAATTGTAAAGCAATAGATACAGGCTTCTGCTACATGAAGCTACTAACTGTGTTCATTGTCACAATAGTGTTCATATATTTACAacactaa
- the LOC112221897 gene encoding ecto-ADP-ribosyltransferase 5 isoform X4, whose amino-acid sequence MLLLQNKVFPLDMAPDSVDDKYDGCRDEAFKRVDDYYLPHENNTTTNFRRAWDIAEKHASIPTDGLQKVHSVSMYLYTNNKPQPPSESFYIDFNKAVRQGRYGYGTSFQYHSLHFYLTDAMQILKQSQTTCWTTYLRTNVTFDQDVVNKEMRFGYFASSSLHKTLYDFGDTSCFEINTCFGVNLTYYSAYANEVEVLIPPYEVFKVTNIQTKSAVSNLWCEVVYTLKSTGKWKSDLNCKAIDTGFCYMKLLTVFIVTIVFIYLQH is encoded by the coding sequence ATGTTACTGTTACAGAACAAGGTTTTCCCACTGGACATGGCACCTGATTCCGTTGATGACAAATACGATGGCTGCAGAGACGAAGCCTTTAAGAGGGTGGATGACTACTACCTCCCACATGAGAACAACACCACCACTAACTTCAGAAGAGCCTGGGACATAGCAGAGAAACATGCATCCATTCCAACAGATGGTCTGCAGAAAGTGCATTCCGTCTCTATGTATTTGTACACAAATAACAAACCCCAACCTCCTTCTGAATCCTTCTACATAGACTTCAACAAAGCAGTTAGACAAGGCAGGTATGGGTATGGAACATCATTCCAGTACCATTCCCTGCACTTCTATCTGACTGACGCCATGCAGATTCTCAAACAAAGTCAAACAACATGTTGGACCACCTACCTTAGAACCAATGTAACTTTTGATCAGGATGTTGTCAACAAAGAAATGCGCTTTGGTTATTTTGCCTCAAGTTCTTTACATAAGACTTTATACGATTTCGGAGACACATCCTGCTTTGAGATCAACACATGTTTTGGTGTTAACTTGACATATTACTCTGCATATGCAAACGAGGTGGAAGTTTTGATTCCTCCCTATGAGGTATTCAAAGTGACCAACATCCAGACAAAGTCAGCAGTCAGTAACCTGTGGTGTGAAGTCGTCTACACTCTAAAGAGCACTGGGAAATGGAAGAGTGACCTGAATTGTAAAGCAATAGATACAGGCTTCTGCTACATGAAGCTACTAACTGTGTTCATTGTCACAATAGTGTTCATATATTTACAacactaa
- the LOC112221897 gene encoding T-cell ecto-ADP-ribosyltransferase 1 isoform X1, translating to MILHLTGCSTEYRFEVNNFCNMGGGYLLIDDVKSTEKKTNRIFVLMLILCLHFGLVKQNKVFPLDMAPDSVDDKYDGCRDEAFKRVDDYYLPHENNTTTNFRRAWDIAEKHASIPTDGLQKVHSVSMYLYTNNKPQPPSESFYIDFNKAVRQGRYGYGTSFQYHSLHFYLTDAMQILKQSQTTCWTTYLRTNVTFDQDVVNKEMRFGYFASSSLHKTLYDFGDTSCFEINTCFGVNLTYYSAYANEVEVLIPPYEVFKVTNIQTKSAVSNLWCEVVYTLKSTGKWKSDLNCKAIDTGFCYMKLLTVFIVTIVFIYLQH from the exons ATGATTCTCCATTTGACAGGATGTAGTACAGAGTACAG ATTTGAGGTCAACAACTTCTGCAACATGGGTGGTGGATATCTCTTAATTGATG ATGTGAAGAGCACTGAGAAGAAGACAAACAGAATCTTTGTCTTGATGTTGATTCTCTGTCTTCACTTTGGACTGGTGAAACAG AACAAGGTTTTCCCACTGGACATGGCACCTGATTCCGTTGATGACAAATACGATGGCTGCAGAGACGAAGCCTTTAAGAGGGTGGATGACTACTACCTCCCACATGAGAACAACACCACCACTAACTTCAGAAGAGCCTGGGACATAGCAGAGAAACATGCATCCATTCCAACAGATGGTCTGCAGAAAGTGCATTCCGTCTCTATGTATTTGTACACAAATAACAAACCCCAACCTCCTTCTGAATCCTTCTACATAGACTTCAACAAAGCAGTTAGACAAGGCAGGTATGGGTATGGAACATCATTCCAGTACCATTCCCTGCACTTCTATCTGACTGACGCCATGCAGATTCTCAAACAAAGTCAAACAACATGTTGGACCACCTACCTTAGAACCAATGTAACTTTTGATCAGGATGTTGTCAACAAAGAAATGCGCTTTGGTTATTTTGCCTCAAGTTCTTTACATAAGACTTTATACGATTTCGGAGACACATCCTGCTTTGAGATCAACACATGTTTTGGTGTTAACTTGACATATTACTCTGCATATGCAAACGAGGTGGAAGTTTTGATTCCTCCCTATGAGGTATTCAAAGTGACCAACATCCAGACAAAGTCAGCAGTCAGTAACCTGTGGTGTGAAGTCGTCTACACTCTAAAGAGCACTGGGAAATGGAAGAGTGACCTGAATTGTAAAGCAATAGATACAGGCTTCTGCTACATGAAGCTACTAACTGTGTTCATTGTCACAATAGTGTTCATATATTTACAacactaa
- the LOC112221897 gene encoding ecto-ADP-ribosyltransferase 5 isoform X3, with translation MLILCLHFGLVKQNKVFPLDMAPDSVDDKYDGCRDEAFKRVDDYYLPHENNTTTNFRRAWDIAEKHASIPTDGLQKVHSVSMYLYTNNKPQPPSESFYIDFNKAVRQGRYGYGTSFQYHSLHFYLTDAMQILKQSQTTCWTTYLRTNVTFDQDVVNKEMRFGYFASSSLHKTLYDFGDTSCFEINTCFGVNLTYYSAYANEVEVLIPPYEVFKVTNIQTKSAVSNLWCEVVYTLKSTGKWKSDLNCKAIDTGFCYMKLLTVFIVTIVFIYLQH, from the exons ATGTTGATTCTCTGTCTTCACTTTGGACTGGTGAAACAG AACAAGGTTTTCCCACTGGACATGGCACCTGATTCCGTTGATGACAAATACGATGGCTGCAGAGACGAAGCCTTTAAGAGGGTGGATGACTACTACCTCCCACATGAGAACAACACCACCACTAACTTCAGAAGAGCCTGGGACATAGCAGAGAAACATGCATCCATTCCAACAGATGGTCTGCAGAAAGTGCATTCCGTCTCTATGTATTTGTACACAAATAACAAACCCCAACCTCCTTCTGAATCCTTCTACATAGACTTCAACAAAGCAGTTAGACAAGGCAGGTATGGGTATGGAACATCATTCCAGTACCATTCCCTGCACTTCTATCTGACTGACGCCATGCAGATTCTCAAACAAAGTCAAACAACATGTTGGACCACCTACCTTAGAACCAATGTAACTTTTGATCAGGATGTTGTCAACAAAGAAATGCGCTTTGGTTATTTTGCCTCAAGTTCTTTACATAAGACTTTATACGATTTCGGAGACACATCCTGCTTTGAGATCAACACATGTTTTGGTGTTAACTTGACATATTACTCTGCATATGCAAACGAGGTGGAAGTTTTGATTCCTCCCTATGAGGTATTCAAAGTGACCAACATCCAGACAAAGTCAGCAGTCAGTAACCTGTGGTGTGAAGTCGTCTACACTCTAAAGAGCACTGGGAAATGGAAGAGTGACCTGAATTGTAAAGCAATAGATACAGGCTTCTGCTACATGAAGCTACTAACTGTGTTCATTGTCACAATAGTGTTCATATATTTACAacactaa